A stretch of DNA from Natrinema sp. HArc-T2:
GCTCGAGTCCCTCGGCGTAGACGATCGCACGGTCGTGGCGCAAGACACCGGTCGCGACCGCGTACTCCTGGAGGAGTGCGGTACTCGTGGGGCGAAAGCCGGTCTCCTCCTCGAGTTCGCGCGTCGCCGCCTGCGTGTAGGACTCGCCGTCCTCGACGATCCCTGCCGGAAGCTCGAGATGGGTTTCGCGGATCGTCGGGCGATACTGTTCGACGAACAGAACCCGATCTTCCTCGCCAGCATCGGCGGCGTCGTCAGAGACACCCCGTCCGGTCGTCTCCACGAGCACGCTGGCGTCGATCCGCGCAACCACGACGACTGCTGGCGGCAGGTC
This window harbors:
- a CDS encoding NUDIX hydrolase codes for the protein MTVPDDWELLEERTEYETGWYDGGYDRLQQPDGSEKRYYWADLPPAVVVVARIDASVLVETTGRGVSDDAADAGEEDRVLFVEQYRPTIRETHLELPAGIVEDGESYTQAATRELEEETGFRPTSTALLQEYAVATGVLRHDRAIVYAEGLEPGQRELDNNEFLEVMTVPVSEALERAREQPTNDATLEGLLLAKEDGLL